The following proteins are encoded in a genomic region of Sparus aurata chromosome 11, fSpaAur1.1, whole genome shotgun sequence:
- the nhsa gene encoding Nance-Horan syndrome protein isoform X2: MPFAKRLVEPQLLCRYEIPNEEGLLFEDLVSISNVALSRTLRQLSDLAKHACSIFQELESELTSTNQRVRGLQSKINRLQQGCSELDPKQEAVPVSNLDVESKLTAHYRAPWHQQRNVFHPSTRPACVEDLHRQANFSLWALHRDPQRRQSGSRERRVTISISAVPPMPTYPSPQTTPKQGQRGINLTTFESTRSSSPTECCRFSPWSRKAAPSDPDTDGVALGHRSKFPIPNIPSTLDKQTNWSKALPLPTPEERMKSSSHVINSCVIPINVTGVGFDRDASVRCSLVHSQSVLQRRRKLRRRRTVAGVPRQVQQDLDSDDSPGSRERTVIVHASPDITPSSEELASHLGTRDSGCQTEDFLISGAPSRRRIRAQRGQGVSLSLSHSAGNISCLQDSGDGMFTTSVGARLRSRSLPRDGNRMIDNGHNDSDDEVELPPFDTVDFLPGPGELILKDEESTDDQAMSEHQLGLKYKQLMESPERSWMERTRSQLPRKTDMGSCEISSSSDTFSSPVHSVSVAGVLGGQMDHKDDHQSSSGNWSGSSSTCPSQTSETIPPAASPPLTGSSHCDSELSLNTATHANDDQTSFMLDHYQGLRTQRAGSFSSTAMDILEEVGAGTPIDREWSYPLPDPPDSQDFSPEPSREAESSLGCPSFTSMATCESSFSDKPMSEKADSVSHYSVDTEGYYTSMHFDCGLKESKSFTYNYAAPGSDCSLSELSGLMTLGRRCLSLRKPKAKPCPPKRSSSLRKICSEGHIPDKKEPKISCGQQLPLSSKERNLQLVLSGSPAHLENSSLVREPLVVWGVEGSADLPDLGVFSSTDAHSFKDDGVVQSDYADLWLLNDLKSNDPYRSLSNSSTATGTTVIECIKSQESSESQTSQSGSRATTPSLPSVEGDFKLTSPEKLAALASPSSGYSSQSETPTSSFPSAFFPGPLSPSSGKRKPKVPERKSSLSSLSLQSLSCRDGAASKGDLELPIIPPSHLDLSALHSAGNKSSAYRTQMQILHQNKQKAPVSPKPVAPPKSEVFNAHPMSITPTVLHSVQLRSISKDHEGSHEDKTAPKCPTVNFTSILSSCKSLELKSPQLYNSHQHHTPSKGLCESMFTSNEELADGEAACQSETRINQDREAPLESVTAIRLQSESWLDIPESHEGETCRELAETPVCTQSEQRTEPCEVEEEEQIKAAPPVSVQHSSPNRSNGLDKVPAANGQSETLQGSPTSNETEAECETTVSALSASQDVKEESTAETEDHFSKDSTPSDITAPPQSDESKPEDDSVFLSPSKTRTTEDLFAVIHRSKRKVLGRKDSSEMGVRNRPTAASGNTPPSSTVSSPVSLVSPSSPMTPPGLQRVTGPIYRNVKRSSTSNEEFKLLLLKKGSRSDSSYRMSATEILKSPIAPKSPGDALTESPRQPEEPASPLQLPPGPEQLSSPYPKANAEGFSPKSFHMSAASRQGRSRIPPPANSSRYGMRSRLYPVPMQAISEGETENSDGSPHDDRSSQGST, from the exons cggTGTCGAACCTGGATGTGGAGAGTAAGCTGACGGCACATTACCGAGCTCCCTGGCACCAGCAGAGGAACGTTTTCCACCCCTCCACGCGGCCAGCATGTGTGGAAGACCTCCACAGGCAAGCCAACTTCAGCCTGTGGGCCCTGCACCGAG ATCCCCAGAGGAGACAATCTGGCAGCAGGGAGCGGAGAGTGACCATCTCGATCTCGGCGGTGCCCCCGATGCCCACGTACCCCTCCCCACAGACTACCCCAAAGCAAGGACAGAGGGGCATAAATCTGACAACG TTCGAATCCACCcgctcctcctcccccaccgaATGTTGCCGCTTCTCTCCCTGGAGCAGAAAG GCTGCGCCCTCTGACCCCGACACTGACGGGGTGGCTCTAGGTCACCGGTCTAAGTTTCCCATCCCTAACATCCCCTCCACCCTGGACAAGCAGACTAACTGGTCTAAAGCCCTGCCGCTGCCCACCCCAGAGGAGCGAATGAAAAGCAGTTCCCACGTCATCAACTCGTGTGTCATCCCCATTAATGTGACTG GGGTTGGCTTTGACAGAGATGCTAGTGTGCGCTGCTCGCTCGTTCACTCGCAGTCTGtgcttcagaggaggaggaagctgagGAGACGGAGGACCGTCGCCGGTGTTCCCAGACAGGTGCAGCAGGATTTAG ATTCTGATGACTCTCCTGGCTCCAGAGAGCGGACGGTGATAGTTCATGCCAGTCCCGACATCACTCCCTCCAGTGAGGAGCTGGCCAGTCATCTCGGCACCAGAGACTCAGGTTGCCAGACAGAAGATTTTCTGATCTCAGGCGCGCCGTCTCGGAGGAGGATCAGGGCCCAGAGAGGCCAGGgagtctccctctccctctcccactcTGCAGGCAACATCTCGTGTCTACAGGACAGCGGCGACGGCATGTTCACCACCTCCGTGGGCGCGCGCCTGCGCTCCCGGAGTCTGCCCCGAGACGGGAACAGGATGATAGACAACGGGCACAATGACAGCGATGATGAGGTGGAGCTCCCCCCCTTCGACACTGTGGACTTCCTGCCTGGACCCGGGGAGTTGATTCTGAAGGACGAGGAGAGCACAGATGACCAGGCCATGTCCGAGCACCAGCTGGGTCTGAAGTACAAGCAGCTCATGGAGAGTCCAGAGCGCAGCTGGATGGAGAGGACCAGATCACAGCTGCCCAGGAAGACCGACATGGGCAGCTGTGAGATCTCATCCAGCTCAGACACCTTCAGCAGCCCCGTTCACTCCGTCTCAGTGGCCGGGGTGCTGGGAGGACAGATGGACCACAAGGACGACCACCAGTCCTCAAGCGGGAACTGGAGCGGGAGCAGCTCCACCTGCCCCTCCCAGACCTCGGAGACGATCCCCCCCGCAGCCTCTCCGCCGCTGACGGGCTCCTCACACTGCGACTCTGAGCTCTCCCTGAACACTGCCACTCACGCCAACGACGACCAGACCAGCTTCATGCTGGACCACTACCAGGGCCTCCGGACCCAGCGGGCaggctccttctcctccacagctATGGACATATTAGAGGAAGTAGGGGCCGGCACCCCCATCGATCGCGAGTGGAGTTACCCCCTCCCAGACCCTCCGGACTCACAGGACTTCAGCCCCGAGCCGAGCAGAGAGGCTGAGAGCAGCCTGGGCTGCCCCAGCTTCACCAGCATGGCCACCTGTGAGAGCAGCTTCTCTGACAAACCTATGTCAGAGAAAGCTGACTCCGTCTCACACTACTCTGTAGACACTGAAGGCTACTACACCTCCATGCACTTTGACTGCGGCCTAAAAGAAAGCAAAAGCTTCACGTATAACTATGCAGCCCCGGGCTCTGACTGTAGCCTGTCTGAACTGAGCGGTCTCATGACTCTGGGGAGACGCTGCCTGTCTCTAAGGAAACCAAAGGCGAAGCCGTGTCCGCCTAAGAGAAGCTCATCCTTAAGAAAAATATGCAGTGAGGGACACATCCCTGACAAGAAGGAACCAAAGATTTCATGTGGGCAGCAGCTTCCCCTGTCTTCCAAGGAGAGGAACCTGCAGCTGGTGTTGTCTGGCTCTCCGGCTCATTTAGAGAACTCTTCACTAGTCAGAGAGCCTCTGGTGGTCTGGGGGGTGGAGGGCTCGGCTGATCTACCCGACTTGGGCGTGTTTAGCTCCACAGATGCACATTCGTTTAAGGACGACGGGGTTGTACAGTCAGACTATGCAGATCTGTGGCTGCTGAACGATTTAAAATCCAACGATCCTTACAGGTCTTTGTCGAACTCCAGCACAGCGACAGGTACGACTGTCATCGAATGCATCAAGTCGCAGGAAAGCTCTGAGTCTCAGACGTCGCAGTCCGGCTCCAGAGCCACCACCCCCTCACTTCCGTCAGTGGAGGGAGACTTCAAGCTGACGTCTCCAGAGAAGCTGGCAGCCCTCGCCAGCCCATCCAGCGGCTACTCCAGTCAGTCGGAAACCCCCACCTCCTCGTTCCCCTCCGCCTTCTTCCCTGGACCGCTGTCGCCGTCCAGCGGCAAGAGGAAGCCAAAGGTCCCGGAGAGGAAGTCGTCTCTCTCGTCGCTGTCGCTGCAGTCGCTCTCCTGCAGGGACGGCGCTGCGTCAAAGGGAGACCTGGAGCTGCCAatcatccctccctctcacctCGACTTAAGTGCCCTTCACAGTGCCGGAAACAAGTCTTCAGCTTACAGGACGCAGATGCAAATCCTtcaccaaaacaaacagaaagcccCAGTGTCACCCAAACCTGTAGCTCCACCTAAGTCAGAGGTGTTCAACGCCCATCCCATGTCCATCACGCCCACAGTGCTGCACTCAGTGCAGCTCCGGTCCATCAGTAAAGACCATGAAGGAAGTCACGAGGACAAAACCGCTCCCAAATGCCCCACTGTGAACTTTACTAGCATACTTTCCAGTTGTAAATCCTTAGAGCTTAAAAGTCCCCAGCTATACAACTCACATCAACACCACACACCCTCTAAGGGGTTGTGTGAATCAATGTTTACCTCAAACGAAGAGCTCGCAGATGGAGAGGCAGCTTGTCAGAGTGAGACGAGGatcaatcaggacagagaggcTCCTTTGGAGAGTGTGACAGCAATCAGACTGCAGTCAGAGTCGTGGTTAGACATCCCTGAGAGTCATGAAGGAGAGACGTGCAGAGAGTTGGCAGAAACACCTGTCTGCACGCAGTCGGAGCAAAGAACTGAGCCGTgtgaagtagaagaagaagagcagataAAAGCagctcctcctgtctctgttcaGCACAGTTCACCCAACAGATCCAACGGTCTCGACAAAGTGCCTGCTGCCAACGGCCAGTCAGAGACGCTGCAGGGGAGCCCGACCAGTAATGAGACAGAAGCAGAATGTGAGACGACAGTTTCAGCCCTGAGCGCCTCTCAGGATGTAAAGGAGGAGTCCacggcagagacagaggacCACTTCAGTAAAG ACTCTACGcccagtgacatcacagcgcCCCCTCAGAGTGACGAGTCGAAGCCGGAGGATGACAGCGTGTTTCTGTCGCCCAGCAAAACTCGGACCACTGAGGATCTGTTCGCCGTGATACACAG GTCCAAAAGGAAAGTGCTGGGCCGGAAGGACTCCAGCGAGATGGGTGTGAGGAACCGCCCCACTGCTGCATCGGGGAACACGCCGCCCAGCAGCACTGTCAGCTCCCCGGTCTCGCTGGTGTCACCCTCCTCCCCCATGACCCCGCCCGGCCTGCAGAGGGTCACCGGGCCCATCTACAGGAACGTAAAGAGGTCCAGCACTTCCAACGAGGagttcaaactgctgctgctgaaaaagGGCAGCCGCTCAGACTCGAGTTACCGCATGTCCGCCACAGAGATCCTCAAGAGCCCCATCGCTCCTAAGTCTCCTGGAGACGCCCTGACGGAGTCGCCCAGACAGCCCGAAGAGCCCGCCTCCCCCCTGCAGCTTCCACCAGGACCGGAGCAGCTCTCCAGCCCCTATCCCAAAGCCAACGCCGAGGGCTTCTCCCCGAAATCCTTCCACATGTCTGCTGCGTCAAGGCAGGGCCGCTCCAGAATCCCGCCGCCCGCCAACAGCAGCCGCTACGGCATGCGCAGCAGACTGTACCCGGTGCCCATGCAGGCGATCTCCGAGGGCGAGACGGAGAACTCGGACGGGAGTCCTCACGACGACCGCTCGTCACAGGGCTCCACGTAG
- the nhsa gene encoding Nance-Horan syndrome protein isoform X1, with translation MPFAKRLVEPQLLCRYEIPNEEGLLFEDLVSISNVALSRTLRQLSDLAKHACSIFQELESELTSTNQRVRGLQSKINRLQQGCSELDPKQEAVPVSNLDVESKLTAHYRAPWHQQRNVFHPSTRPACVEDLHRQANFSLWALHRDPQRRQSGSRERRVTISISAVPPMPTYPSPQTTPKQGQRGINLTTFESTRSSSPTECCRFSPWSRKAAPSDPDTDGVALGHRSKFPIPNIPSTLDKQTNWSKALPLPTPEERMKSSSHVINSCVIPINVTGVGFDRDASVRCSLVHSQSVLQRRRKLRRRRTVAGVPRQVQQDLDSDDSPGSRERTVIVHASPDITPSSEELASHLGTRDSGCQTEDFLISGAPSRRRIRAQRGQGVSLSLSHSAGNISCLQDSGDGMFTTSVGARLRSRSLPRDGNRMIDNGHNDSDDEVELPPFDTVDFLPGPGELILKDEESTDDQAMSEHQLGLKYKQLMESPERSWMERTRSQLPRKTDMGSCEISSSSDTFSSPVHSVSVAGVLGGQMDHKDDHQSSSGNWSGSSSTCPSQTSETIPPAASPPLTGSSHCDSELSLNTATHANDDQTSFMLDHYQGLRTQRAGSFSSTAMDILEEVGAGTPIDREWSYPLPDPPDSQDFSPEPSREAESSLGCPSFTSMATCESSFSDKPMSEKADSVSHYSVDTEGYYTSMHFDCGLKESKSFTYNYAAPGSDCSLSELSGLMTLGRRCLSLRKPKAKPCPPKRSSSLRKICSEGHIPDKKEPKISCGQQLPLSSKERNLQLVLSGSPAHLENSSLVREPLVVWGVEGSADLPDLGVFSSTDAHSFKDDGVVQSDYADLWLLNDLKSNDPYRSLSNSSTATGTTVIECIKSQESSESQTSQSGSRATTPSLPSVEGDFKLTSPEKLAALASPSSGYSSQSETPTSSFPSAFFPGPLSPSSGKRKPKVPERKSSLSSLSLQSLSCRDGAASKGDLELPIIPPSHLDLSALHSAGNKSSAYRTQMQILHQNKQKAPVSPKPVAPPKSEVFNAHPMSITPTVLHSVQLRSISKDHEGSHEDKTAPKCPTVNFTSILSSCKSLELKSPQLYNSHQHHTPSKGLCESMFTSNEELADGEAACQSETRINQDREAPLESVTAIRLQSESWLDIPESHEGETCRELAETPVCTQSEQRTEPCEVEEEEQIKAAPPVSVQHSSPNRSNGLDKVPAANGQSETLQGSPTSNETEAECETTVSALSASQDVKEESTAETEDHFSKADSTPSDITAPPQSDESKPEDDSVFLSPSKTRTTEDLFAVIHRSKRKVLGRKDSSEMGVRNRPTAASGNTPPSSTVSSPVSLVSPSSPMTPPGLQRVTGPIYRNVKRSSTSNEEFKLLLLKKGSRSDSSYRMSATEILKSPIAPKSPGDALTESPRQPEEPASPLQLPPGPEQLSSPYPKANAEGFSPKSFHMSAASRQGRSRIPPPANSSRYGMRSRLYPVPMQAISEGETENSDGSPHDDRSSQGST, from the exons cggTGTCGAACCTGGATGTGGAGAGTAAGCTGACGGCACATTACCGAGCTCCCTGGCACCAGCAGAGGAACGTTTTCCACCCCTCCACGCGGCCAGCATGTGTGGAAGACCTCCACAGGCAAGCCAACTTCAGCCTGTGGGCCCTGCACCGAG ATCCCCAGAGGAGACAATCTGGCAGCAGGGAGCGGAGAGTGACCATCTCGATCTCGGCGGTGCCCCCGATGCCCACGTACCCCTCCCCACAGACTACCCCAAAGCAAGGACAGAGGGGCATAAATCTGACAACG TTCGAATCCACCcgctcctcctcccccaccgaATGTTGCCGCTTCTCTCCCTGGAGCAGAAAG GCTGCGCCCTCTGACCCCGACACTGACGGGGTGGCTCTAGGTCACCGGTCTAAGTTTCCCATCCCTAACATCCCCTCCACCCTGGACAAGCAGACTAACTGGTCTAAAGCCCTGCCGCTGCCCACCCCAGAGGAGCGAATGAAAAGCAGTTCCCACGTCATCAACTCGTGTGTCATCCCCATTAATGTGACTG GGGTTGGCTTTGACAGAGATGCTAGTGTGCGCTGCTCGCTCGTTCACTCGCAGTCTGtgcttcagaggaggaggaagctgagGAGACGGAGGACCGTCGCCGGTGTTCCCAGACAGGTGCAGCAGGATTTAG ATTCTGATGACTCTCCTGGCTCCAGAGAGCGGACGGTGATAGTTCATGCCAGTCCCGACATCACTCCCTCCAGTGAGGAGCTGGCCAGTCATCTCGGCACCAGAGACTCAGGTTGCCAGACAGAAGATTTTCTGATCTCAGGCGCGCCGTCTCGGAGGAGGATCAGGGCCCAGAGAGGCCAGGgagtctccctctccctctcccactcTGCAGGCAACATCTCGTGTCTACAGGACAGCGGCGACGGCATGTTCACCACCTCCGTGGGCGCGCGCCTGCGCTCCCGGAGTCTGCCCCGAGACGGGAACAGGATGATAGACAACGGGCACAATGACAGCGATGATGAGGTGGAGCTCCCCCCCTTCGACACTGTGGACTTCCTGCCTGGACCCGGGGAGTTGATTCTGAAGGACGAGGAGAGCACAGATGACCAGGCCATGTCCGAGCACCAGCTGGGTCTGAAGTACAAGCAGCTCATGGAGAGTCCAGAGCGCAGCTGGATGGAGAGGACCAGATCACAGCTGCCCAGGAAGACCGACATGGGCAGCTGTGAGATCTCATCCAGCTCAGACACCTTCAGCAGCCCCGTTCACTCCGTCTCAGTGGCCGGGGTGCTGGGAGGACAGATGGACCACAAGGACGACCACCAGTCCTCAAGCGGGAACTGGAGCGGGAGCAGCTCCACCTGCCCCTCCCAGACCTCGGAGACGATCCCCCCCGCAGCCTCTCCGCCGCTGACGGGCTCCTCACACTGCGACTCTGAGCTCTCCCTGAACACTGCCACTCACGCCAACGACGACCAGACCAGCTTCATGCTGGACCACTACCAGGGCCTCCGGACCCAGCGGGCaggctccttctcctccacagctATGGACATATTAGAGGAAGTAGGGGCCGGCACCCCCATCGATCGCGAGTGGAGTTACCCCCTCCCAGACCCTCCGGACTCACAGGACTTCAGCCCCGAGCCGAGCAGAGAGGCTGAGAGCAGCCTGGGCTGCCCCAGCTTCACCAGCATGGCCACCTGTGAGAGCAGCTTCTCTGACAAACCTATGTCAGAGAAAGCTGACTCCGTCTCACACTACTCTGTAGACACTGAAGGCTACTACACCTCCATGCACTTTGACTGCGGCCTAAAAGAAAGCAAAAGCTTCACGTATAACTATGCAGCCCCGGGCTCTGACTGTAGCCTGTCTGAACTGAGCGGTCTCATGACTCTGGGGAGACGCTGCCTGTCTCTAAGGAAACCAAAGGCGAAGCCGTGTCCGCCTAAGAGAAGCTCATCCTTAAGAAAAATATGCAGTGAGGGACACATCCCTGACAAGAAGGAACCAAAGATTTCATGTGGGCAGCAGCTTCCCCTGTCTTCCAAGGAGAGGAACCTGCAGCTGGTGTTGTCTGGCTCTCCGGCTCATTTAGAGAACTCTTCACTAGTCAGAGAGCCTCTGGTGGTCTGGGGGGTGGAGGGCTCGGCTGATCTACCCGACTTGGGCGTGTTTAGCTCCACAGATGCACATTCGTTTAAGGACGACGGGGTTGTACAGTCAGACTATGCAGATCTGTGGCTGCTGAACGATTTAAAATCCAACGATCCTTACAGGTCTTTGTCGAACTCCAGCACAGCGACAGGTACGACTGTCATCGAATGCATCAAGTCGCAGGAAAGCTCTGAGTCTCAGACGTCGCAGTCCGGCTCCAGAGCCACCACCCCCTCACTTCCGTCAGTGGAGGGAGACTTCAAGCTGACGTCTCCAGAGAAGCTGGCAGCCCTCGCCAGCCCATCCAGCGGCTACTCCAGTCAGTCGGAAACCCCCACCTCCTCGTTCCCCTCCGCCTTCTTCCCTGGACCGCTGTCGCCGTCCAGCGGCAAGAGGAAGCCAAAGGTCCCGGAGAGGAAGTCGTCTCTCTCGTCGCTGTCGCTGCAGTCGCTCTCCTGCAGGGACGGCGCTGCGTCAAAGGGAGACCTGGAGCTGCCAatcatccctccctctcacctCGACTTAAGTGCCCTTCACAGTGCCGGAAACAAGTCTTCAGCTTACAGGACGCAGATGCAAATCCTtcaccaaaacaaacagaaagcccCAGTGTCACCCAAACCTGTAGCTCCACCTAAGTCAGAGGTGTTCAACGCCCATCCCATGTCCATCACGCCCACAGTGCTGCACTCAGTGCAGCTCCGGTCCATCAGTAAAGACCATGAAGGAAGTCACGAGGACAAAACCGCTCCCAAATGCCCCACTGTGAACTTTACTAGCATACTTTCCAGTTGTAAATCCTTAGAGCTTAAAAGTCCCCAGCTATACAACTCACATCAACACCACACACCCTCTAAGGGGTTGTGTGAATCAATGTTTACCTCAAACGAAGAGCTCGCAGATGGAGAGGCAGCTTGTCAGAGTGAGACGAGGatcaatcaggacagagaggcTCCTTTGGAGAGTGTGACAGCAATCAGACTGCAGTCAGAGTCGTGGTTAGACATCCCTGAGAGTCATGAAGGAGAGACGTGCAGAGAGTTGGCAGAAACACCTGTCTGCACGCAGTCGGAGCAAAGAACTGAGCCGTgtgaagtagaagaagaagagcagataAAAGCagctcctcctgtctctgttcaGCACAGTTCACCCAACAGATCCAACGGTCTCGACAAAGTGCCTGCTGCCAACGGCCAGTCAGAGACGCTGCAGGGGAGCCCGACCAGTAATGAGACAGAAGCAGAATGTGAGACGACAGTTTCAGCCCTGAGCGCCTCTCAGGATGTAAAGGAGGAGTCCacggcagagacagaggacCACTTCAGTAAAG CAGACTCTACGcccagtgacatcacagcgcCCCCTCAGAGTGACGAGTCGAAGCCGGAGGATGACAGCGTGTTTCTGTCGCCCAGCAAAACTCGGACCACTGAGGATCTGTTCGCCGTGATACACAG GTCCAAAAGGAAAGTGCTGGGCCGGAAGGACTCCAGCGAGATGGGTGTGAGGAACCGCCCCACTGCTGCATCGGGGAACACGCCGCCCAGCAGCACTGTCAGCTCCCCGGTCTCGCTGGTGTCACCCTCCTCCCCCATGACCCCGCCCGGCCTGCAGAGGGTCACCGGGCCCATCTACAGGAACGTAAAGAGGTCCAGCACTTCCAACGAGGagttcaaactgctgctgctgaaaaagGGCAGCCGCTCAGACTCGAGTTACCGCATGTCCGCCACAGAGATCCTCAAGAGCCCCATCGCTCCTAAGTCTCCTGGAGACGCCCTGACGGAGTCGCCCAGACAGCCCGAAGAGCCCGCCTCCCCCCTGCAGCTTCCACCAGGACCGGAGCAGCTCTCCAGCCCCTATCCCAAAGCCAACGCCGAGGGCTTCTCCCCGAAATCCTTCCACATGTCTGCTGCGTCAAGGCAGGGCCGCTCCAGAATCCCGCCGCCCGCCAACAGCAGCCGCTACGGCATGCGCAGCAGACTGTACCCGGTGCCCATGCAGGCGATCTCCGAGGGCGAGACGGAGAACTCGGACGGGAGTCCTCACGACGACCGCTCGTCACAGGGCTCCACGTAG